Proteins found in one Salvia splendens isolate huo1 chromosome 10, SspV2, whole genome shotgun sequence genomic segment:
- the LOC121750523 gene encoding uncharacterized protein LOC121750523, translating to MEPLNNKGGGGNTTLEIHVHHARNIHNICIYEKQDVYAKFSLTYDPDHTVSTPVVRGGGRNPDFHQDMAINVTHPDSILKCEIWMLSRAKHLMDDQLLGFALVPIPSLPANKSLTHDFHLSSTDLFHSPAGTIKLSLLLNTTNNHTINTTSSSHANEEDGGIILVSEEYCRMEFPDIRVAEQNREMVREYFVKDGVRPVRPWDGSFLQLGAGAEECEMAGNSSEGSSGMTSLGDDRNEEEEEEEAMQKQIVEMYVRSMRQFTESLAKMKLPMDLDKDGNEEKEKKKQDSGCSRVFYGSRAFF from the coding sequence ATGGAGCCCTTAAACAACAAAGGTGGTGGTGGCAATACGACTCTCGAAATCCACGTGCACCACGCGAGGAACATCCACAACATATGCATCTACGAGAAGCAGGACGTGTACGCGAAATTCTCCCTGACCTACGACCCGGACCACACAGTCTCCACCCCTGTCGTCAGGGGCGGGGGGAGGAACCCGGACTTCCACCAAGACATGGCCATCAACGTCACCCACCCAGACTCCATCCTCAAGTGCGAAATCTGGATGCTGAGCCGGGCCAAGCACCTGATGGACGACCAGCTCCTCGGCTTCGCATTAGTCCCAATCCCATCCCTCCCCGCCAACAAAAGCCTCACTCATGATTTCCACCTTTCCTCGACCGACCTCTTCCACTCCCCTGCAGGCACCATCAAGCTCTCACTCCTCTTAAACACAACCAACAATCATACTATCAACACCACCTCTTCTTCGCATGCCAACGAGGAGGATGGTGGAATCATCCTTGTCTCCGAGGAGTACTGCAGGATGGAGTTTCCGGATATCAGAGTGGCGGAGCAGAACCGGGAGATGGTGAGGGAGTACTTTGTGAAGGATGGGGTGAGGCCTGTGAGGCCGTGGGACGGGTCCTTCCTCCAGCTCGGGGCGGGGGCGGAGGAGTGTGAGATGGCGGGGAACTCATCGGAGGGGAGCTCGGGGATGACGAGCTTGGGCGATGATAGgaatgaggaggaggaggaggaggaggctaTGCAGAAGCAGATAGTGGAGATGTATGTGAGGAGCATGCGGCAGTTTACGGAGTCGCTGGCGAAGATGAAGCTGCCTATGGATTTGGATAAGGATGGGAatgaggagaaggagaagaagaaacagGATAGTGGTTGCAGCAGGGTGTTCTATGGGAGCAGGGCTTTTTTCTGA
- the LOC121750167 gene encoding hydroxyproline O-arabinosyltransferase RDN2-like, giving the protein MIGRKNGGRASPFLLVFLSFGFFLATYNLLILVMHKTGRGGVTEELRDPVIRRPDELREGTGAKFHVALTATDAPYSKWQCRVMYYWYKKMRDMPGSDMGGFTRVLHSGNSDNLMDEIPTVVVDPLPEGLDRGYIVLNRPWAFVQWLDKATIEEEYILMAEPDHVFVNPLPNLAHGNHPAAFPFFYIKPTENEKIIRKYYPEDKGPVSNVDPIGNSPVIVKKSILEKIAPTWMNVSLRMKDDPETDKAFGWVLEMYGYAVASALHGVRHILRKDFMLQPPWDTEVGQKFIIHYTYGCDYNMKGELTYGKIGEWRFDKRSHLRGPPPKNLPLPPPGVPESVVRLVKAVNEASANIPNWDTL; this is encoded by the exons ATGATTGGTAGGAAAAATGGGGGGCGTGCGTCGCCCTTCTTGTTGGTGTTTTTGTCGTTTGGTTTCTTCCTAGCAACCTACAATTTGTTGATTTTGGTAATGCACAAGACTGGTAGGGGTGGTGTTACAGAGGAGTTGCGTGATCCAGTCATCAGGAGGCCTGATGAGCTGAGGGAGGGAACTGGGGCAAAGTTTCATGTTGCGTTGACGGCCACGGATGCGCCTTATAGCAAATGGCAATGCCGAGTTATGTACTATTGGTACAAGAAAATGAGGGATATGCCTGGATCGGATATGGGGGGTTTTACTAGGGTTTTGCATTCCGGGAATTCTGATAACTTGATGGACGAGATTCCGACTGTTGTTGTGGATCCTCTTCCGGAAGGGCTTGATCGG GGTTACATTGTTTTAAACAGACCCTGGGCATTCGTGCAGTGGCTGGACAAAGCCACAATAGAGGAAGA ATATATTCTCATGGCAGAACCCGATCACGTTTTTGTTAATCCGTTGCCAAATTTGGCTCATGGAAATCATCCAGCTGCATTCCCATTTTTCTACATAAAACCAACTGAAAATGAgaaaattataagaaaatattatcCTGAAGATAAAGGCCCAGTATCCAATGTTGATCCAATTGGCAACTCTCCTGTAATTGTAAAAAAG tcgattttggagaaaattgCACCTACATGGATGAATGTATCATTGCGAATGAAAGATGATCCAGAGACTGATAAGGCTTTTGGCTGGGTTTTGGAAAT GTACGGTTATGCAGTCGCATCTGCTTTGCATGGAGTTCGGCATATCCTTCGTAAGGACTTCATGCTACAG CCTCCATGGGATACTGAAGTTGGCCAGAAGTTTATCATTCATTATACATATGGATGTGATTACAACATGAAG GGGGAACTGACTTATGGGAAGATTGGAGAATGGAGATTTGACAAAAGATCTCATCTGCGTGGTCCGCCCCCAAAAAATCTTCCATTACCTCCCCCAGGTGTTCCTGAAAGCGTG GTAAGGCTTGTTAAAGCAGTGAATGAAGCTAGTGCAAACATTCCTAACTGGGACACACTGTGA